Within the Maridesulfovibrio zosterae DSM 11974 genome, the region TACACATAAGCTTAAATTAATAAACCCTATTAAGAGATTTTAACATGGATTCAAATTTCAAATGGAGATCCATAGAAATCCTTGCTAACGACACCACACGAACATCTCTTCATCTTCTTGAGATGAAAAAACTTCACGACCGCTTACAAAGTACTTTCGGAGTCTGGTCCAGCACTCAGGACACTGTTGCCACACTGAACTCTCTCAAAAATTATAAAGAATTTATCGAGCGCACTGAGGGGAGAATAGTCAACATCGTTATAAACGGTGCAGACGTCCCTTACGATCTCCCCAAAAAGACAAAAGCATAACTCCCGCCGTCCTTACCTCTTTATATAAAGTAAGCTTCTGTTTGCTAATGGCTCTCTCTTCTGGCATTTTCATTTCTATGAGTGATACCAAACAAAATGAATTAAGAATCGAAAATCTTGAAATGGCTCTGGCACTTCAGGATCAGACTGTTGAAGAATTGAATAAATTCATCATTGCCCAGCAAAAACAAATTTCTGATCTTGAAAAAAAGGTTGAAATTATGATGCGCCACATGAAAGAACTAAGAGAATCTGTGGCACACGAGTCACCCTCTGATGATGTTCCTCCTCCACATTATGGGCAAGTTTAATTATTATAAAATGAACCAAGCTGCTATTTCCCCAGCAAAGCTCTATGGACTGCCATGCCATGAATAAAATAGATGTGCTTATCAATGCATATGGTAAACCATATCAAACAGCCCTTTCACTTCTTTCTCTTAATAAACACAGTGGGAAATGGATTGATAAAATATGGTTCGTTCGGGATCGGCCCGAAGAGACAAAAGAATACGGGAAGCAATTTATCTTACAACTGCTTCCCAATATTATTCTTTATGAACCTACAGACTGGCGCTGGATTAATCACATTGATGAAAAAATGCTGACTGATACAGATTACCGTCATTCTATCCGTTATCAGTATGGTTGGGAAAAAACAGATAAAGACCACGTACTTACCATTCACAATGATGTATACTTTACAGGTGATGCTGTAAGCATCCTTTTCAGTGCACTAGGTGACCACATCGCTGCAGGAGAAATAGGTTTATGCTGCCAGTGTCCTGCATTTCATCACAAAAAATGTTCACCGGAAAAATATCTTGAGTACCGCCCGACACTCAAAGAATTCCTAATCATGGCTAAAGATCCGCAAGGATATATACCCACTGACGTTACAAATTACATGGTTTGTCCCAGTCTGCGCAAGCAGCCCTGGCCTTTGCCTTCATGCAGGGTAAATGAATGGTGTGCATTGGTTGATCTAAAAAAAGCAAGACCAATCACGTCTCCCTTCGGCCCGGCCAGACCATTTGGAGCTCATGTCTTCGATGGTATCATGGGAGAACGTGAAGAAAACGAGCCATGGGTGGAATTTAAGAATAATTTGGGAATTGTCTTTGATACAGCTATGGCATGGTTCCGAGATGTCCATAGACTCGGCCATACATGTGCTCATCAAGATCTAAAAAGTATTACCCAACACTGGAGTGGGCACAAAGCATTGTTTAATATGGAGCTGTATAAAATAAACGAAGAACGCGCCAAGAATATCCTTGAAAAAGAATTCAACCTTAAATTTTCTTGATAATCGCCGATAAAATCAAAATACACTGATCATATCTTGTACATGACCATAAAAAAGGCAGCCCATCTGGACTGCCTTTTTTTAATTACTTATAAATCAGCTGTCTATGATACTTTACAACCATTTCCAACAGGTGCAGTAACAGTCATAAGCTGCATTTCTTCACCATTGCGAACGGCTAAAATCATGCCTTGTGAAGTTTCACCACGGAGCTTGCGAGGCTTAAGGTTTACAACAACGATAACCTGACGACCTTCAAGTTCTTCTGGTTTGAAAAATTCAGCAAGCCCGGCAACAACCTGACGTGGTTCTTCATCACCAGTATCAATTTTTACCAGCAAAAGTTTATCTGCGTCAGGATGCTTTGCAACAGAAAGTACTGTTCCAACACGCATATCCACTTTCTGAAAATCAGGAAACTCAATTACACCGGGAATCTCAGTCTGAGCTTCTGCTGATTTCTTTTTGGACGCTTTAGATTCTTTCTTTTTCTTAGGTGCAGTTTCCTTTTTGTCGAGTTCAACTCGGGGAAACAGGTTAGACTTGCTGGCTACTTCAGTACCGTGTTCAAGAAGTCCCCAAACATCAATTTCACCCTGCAGGTTAACCTTTTCAGGAATAAATTTAATACCCAGCTGTGCCAGCATCTGTTCACTTGCTTCCGGCATGACAGGCCAGAGATGTACAGCTATTTTACGCATATTTTCAAGCAACACATACATTACTGTACCAAGTCGGGACATGTTTTCTTCTTTAAAGAGAGTCCACGGCTGAGTTGTATCAATATACTTATTAAGCCCGCGTACAAGCTCCCATAGCCCTTCAAGGCCACGTGAAAACTTGGCTTCAAGGAAATTATTTTGAAAATCAGCCATAGCTTTACGGCCAATATTTTTAATATCGCAATCTTCATCGCCTTCTTCACCGGGGGCGGGAACAAGACCGTTGAAATACTTATGGGTCATAGACAAAGTACGACTGAATAGATTGCCCAGATCATTGGCAAGATCAGCATTAAGACGGCCGACCAGAGCATCTTCAGAAAAACTTGAATCATTACCGAAAACCATTTCACGCAACAAAAAGTATCTGAAAGCGTTTACACCGTACTTATCAGCCATTTCAAGCGGTGATACTACGTTTCCAAGAGATTTTGACATCTTAGTATCTTTAATAAGCCAATAACCATGCACGTTAAGGTGCTGGTATGGTTCAATTTCAGCAGCTTTCAGCATGGTAGGCCAAAAGACAGCATGAGGCTTGAGGATATCTTTTGCCACGAGATGGTTAGCACTGGGCCAGAACTTTTTATATTTCTCACCTTCAGGATAATCAAGAGCTGTAATATAGTTGATAAGAGCATCAAACCATACATAAGTCACAAAATTTTCATCAAAAGGAAGTTCAATGCCCCACTCAAGGCGGGTCTTAGGACGGGAGATGCAAAGATCTTCAAGAGCACCGGACTTAAGCAGACTCAGTACTTCATTACGGTATCTTTCAGGACGGATAAAATCTGGATTGGTATTAATATGACCAATGAGCCAATCCTGATATTTGGACATTTTGAAAAAATAGTTCTTTTCGGCAATATATTTAGGAACAGTTTCATGCTGAGGGCATTTACCATCCACCAGTTCTTTTTCAGTATAGAATCTTTCACATCCGAAGCAGTAATGACCACCGTATTCACCAAAATAGATGTCACCTTTATCGTAAACTTTCTGCAAAACTTCCTGAACACATTTAATATGCCGCTCTTCAGTTGTTCTGATAAAGTCATCATTTTCAATCTGCAAACCGGGCCACAATTCGCTGAACATTGAGCTGATTTCATCAACGTATTCACGTGGTGTCTGTCCGCCCTTTTCGGCAGCCTGCACGATTTTATCACCGTGCTCGTCTGTTCCGGTGAGAAAGAAAGTTTCATCTCCCAACAGCTTATGAAACCGATTCATGGAATCAGCAAGAATTGTTGTATAAGCATGCCCTAAATGAGGTTTGGCATTAACATAATAAATGGGAGTTGTAATAAAAAACGAATCCAAAATCGGTGTCTCCTGTTATGGTGATAACAATCGAAATTTTCAGATTTTAATCTCAGTAAATAATTTCAGCTGACAAATAAAAATCCGAATCTATACGGCATTAAAAATCCGGCAGCCGGGTGAGAATAGTGATATTTTCATCCGGCCGCAAGATTGTGTGCGCTACATGCAATGAGCCCTATAGCGGACAACTCGAAGATTAGCAAATTTTACTTGCTCTTAGGTCCTGAAGGCTTTTTCCGGCGTCTACGTCTTGAAGGACGACGCCCCTTTGAAGAAGGTTTTTTATCCAAATTACCAGAGGATTCATTCTTCTCAATAGCCCCTGCATTTGCATCAGTAGCAGGTCCACTCTGAATATCTGTATGTTGCGGACTACCTTTCGGCTTTATTGGACGTTTCTTACGTTCCGCCCCGGAACGATCAGGTCTGGACTTATTTAATTTAGGTCGGTCTGACCTGGAACGTACCGAATCCGAACGTTTCTGATTGCCACGCTCAGGTGTAGAGCTATCCATCTGTCCGGAACTGGATATACCTGATCCATCTAAAGGAGTATTATCTTCAGGGCTAGATGTCCCGGCAACACCGGGCTTTAAATGCCTAGGCCTGGGACTGCTTTCTTTATCAGCAGAAATAAGGCTCTGTTTTGCCCTTTTGAAATCTGTACTAGACTCATTTGGTAAATCCGCACGAGAACGATTAGTTCCCCCACTTTCTGTAGAAGGCTGACGTAATACATCTGGCCAGTCATCAAGAGAAATTTCGATTTCATCACCCTTTTCAGGAGCCACAGTCAGAGCATTACTGAAAAAATTTGTTCTGGTGACACGAACACTTCCATGAATTGTGTTATACCGTTTACCTATTTTAGGACATTTTTTGTGGAACTGCTCATAATTTTCCTGCTCAAAAGACAGACAGCATAAAAGACGACCACAAATACCGGAAATTTTGGTAGGATTCAAAAATAAATTCTGCTCCTTAGCCATCCGAATTGTCACCGGCATAAATTTACGCATAAATCTTCGGCAGCAACAAATCTGTCCACAGTTACCAATGGCTCCCAACATCTGGGTTTCATGGCGGACACCGATCTGACGCAATTCAATGCGTGTACGATATTCTTTAACTAAATCCTTAACCAATTCGCGAAAATCAATTCTTCCCGGAGCTGTAAAATAAAAAATTATCTTGCTTCGATCAAAAAAGACCTCAACATCAACAAGCTTCATCTCCAGCTTTTGCTGGTCGATACAGTTCTTGCAGAATTTATGAGCTGCACGGGCCAACTCTCTATTTTCGGCATCGGCAGTAAGGTCTTCTTCACCGGCAAGGCGATAGATAGTTTTGACAGAATCCTCGGTCACATCTTCCGGCAGATCCTGCTGTACAACAGAAACCCTGCCAAGCCCCATGCCCTGCTCAGTCTTAACAAGAACAGAATGACCTTCTCGCACCACAAAAGGACCGGACGAGAAATAATATATCTGCCCGAAATCATTAAACTTAACACCTAAAATTTGAGACATTATTAAAAACCTTATATAAAACCGTCATTATCTGACGGATAAAAACTTGATATGAAGCCAACACAATAGACCACTTCCAGATGAACTTCAATTGTGTTTTTAAGCTCTAATCACTTTGAATAATACAATATATAATATTTAGCAAAAAAAATCCGCAGCAACTGCTGCGGATTTACTAAGCTTTTATCAGCACAAACATTTTTCAAATACTAAAAAAATAAAATTTATAAAAATCACTGAAAATCTTTATTCCAGATTAAAACCTAAATTATTAAGCTCCTTAAGAAGCTTATTTTCTTCAATCGGCTTAACCAGATAAGAAGTTGCACCACCGAGAAAAAAGGCATCATGAGTTTCCTTGCGGTCATCAAGCATAGTTGTAACGATAACCTTCACGCCACTATCGCCTTCTACGCTGAAATCTTTCTCTATAGAGCGCATCTCACGCAGTGCCTGTTGACCATCCATCTCCGGCATCACGAGATCCAGACAAACAAGATCGTAAGCTTTGCCGTCCTCAAGCCCCCTTTTAAAGGCAAAAACAGCTTCTTCCCCGTTAACGGCAATGTCACACTGTGCATATGGTTTCATGATCTCATGCAACATATTGCGGCAGTAAAAATCATCATCTACAATCAGCACTCGCATGCAGTCAGACCTCCGTATGTATTTACACAACTAAATATACAACCTACTCAGGAGCAGAGTCTCACTTTTGTATACTAAAATCAAGTTATTCAGTTC harbors:
- a CDS encoding SlyX family protein — encoded protein: MSDTKQNELRIENLEMALALQDQTVEELNKFIIAQQKQISDLEKKVEIMMRHMKELRESVAHESPSDDVPPPHYGQV
- the metG gene encoding methionine--tRNA ligase; this translates as MDSFFITTPIYYVNAKPHLGHAYTTILADSMNRFHKLLGDETFFLTGTDEHGDKIVQAAEKGGQTPREYVDEISSMFSELWPGLQIENDDFIRTTEERHIKCVQEVLQKVYDKGDIYFGEYGGHYCFGCERFYTEKELVDGKCPQHETVPKYIAEKNYFFKMSKYQDWLIGHINTNPDFIRPERYRNEVLSLLKSGALEDLCISRPKTRLEWGIELPFDENFVTYVWFDALINYITALDYPEGEKYKKFWPSANHLVAKDILKPHAVFWPTMLKAAEIEPYQHLNVHGYWLIKDTKMSKSLGNVVSPLEMADKYGVNAFRYFLLREMVFGNDSSFSEDALVGRLNADLANDLGNLFSRTLSMTHKYFNGLVPAPGEEGDEDCDIKNIGRKAMADFQNNFLEAKFSRGLEGLWELVRGLNKYIDTTQPWTLFKEENMSRLGTVMYVLLENMRKIAVHLWPVMPEASEQMLAQLGIKFIPEKVNLQGEIDVWGLLEHGTEVASKSNLFPRVELDKKETAPKKKKESKASKKKSAEAQTEIPGVIEFPDFQKVDMRVGTVLSVAKHPDADKLLLVKIDTGDEEPRQVVAGLAEFFKPEELEGRQVIVVVNLKPRKLRGETSQGMILAVRNGEEMQLMTVTAPVGNGCKVS
- the ricT gene encoding PSP1 domain-containing protein → MSQILGVKFNDFGQIYYFSSGPFVVREGHSVLVKTEQGMGLGRVSVVQQDLPEDVTEDSVKTIYRLAGEEDLTADAENRELARAAHKFCKNCIDQQKLEMKLVDVEVFFDRSKIIFYFTAPGRIDFRELVKDLVKEYRTRIELRQIGVRHETQMLGAIGNCGQICCCRRFMRKFMPVTIRMAKEQNLFLNPTKISGICGRLLCCLSFEQENYEQFHKKCPKIGKRYNTIHGSVRVTRTNFFSNALTVAPEKGDEIEISLDDWPDVLRQPSTESGGTNRSRADLPNESSTDFKRAKQSLISADKESSPRPRHLKPGVAGTSSPEDNTPLDGSGISSSGQMDSSTPERGNQKRSDSVRSRSDRPKLNKSRPDRSGAERKKRPIKPKGSPQHTDIQSGPATDANAGAIEKNESSGNLDKKPSSKGRRPSRRRRRKKPSGPKSK
- a CDS encoding response regulator, whose amino-acid sequence is MRVLIVDDDFYCRNMLHEIMKPYAQCDIAVNGEEAVFAFKRGLEDGKAYDLVCLDLVMPEMDGQQALREMRSIEKDFSVEGDSGVKVIVTTMLDDRKETHDAFFLGGATSYLVKPIEENKLLKELNNLGFNLE